The Aspergillus chevalieri M1 DNA, chromosome 5, nearly complete sequence genome includes a region encoding these proteins:
- a CDS encoding fungal specific transcription factor domain-containing protein (COG:S;~EggNog:ENOG410QADW;~InterPro:IPR007219;~PFAM:PF04082;~go_function: GO:0003677 - DNA binding [Evidence IEA];~go_function: GO:0008270 - zinc ion binding [Evidence IEA];~go_process: GO:0006351 - transcription, DNA-templated [Evidence IEA]) yields MLGFTVGSENLVRAAGYNDRAVARKTHYLRAKVLYDADYETDRMNLVAVLLLLGFWWAGYEEQKDTCYWVGCATTVAQSFGMHRSTSQCVLGPQIRSLRKRIWWSIYVRDRHTSAAFGRPCRIRDEDCDIEPLTEEDFNFDVDYDERLIPAQRNFHISYALEMSKLVIILGDILIAEFSPRRAARGSDTKELADRLVQWKSKLPVQLRELQPDGSLGASFWASMLHFSYQNYHILLFRPKAIENLSPAEVERDVRARTAADTITRMAEDLLSAGTIKSAQIHLVPALFGALSIHTIVICRCRKDPVRRQVAENKSRQCMLALSVLANSWPVRIWISKAFVNLMRRLTGQGSGSAGSIVNVSSSIATSSEHSGLHADSAGDSSHDIDGNSPDRRDPSAQVTDSNAPDYFPPTAADQLIYDPFSAGYGCLDGMFDIDSILPNSLAFDGLGEIGEPNASDF; encoded by the exons ATGTTGGGCTTTACAGTCGGCAGCGAGAATCTCGTGCGTGCAGCTGGGTATAATGATCGTGCCGTAGCACGGAAGACGCATTATCTTCGTGCAAAGGTGCTGTATGATGCGGATTATGAGACTGATCGCATGAATCTTGTGGCGGTTTTGCTTCTACTTGGGTTCTGGTGGGCTGGTTATGAGGAACAGAAGGATACGTGTTATTGGGTTGGGTGTGCGACGACTGTTGCACAGTCTTTTGGGATGCATCGCTC GACATCGCAGTGTGTTTTAGGTCCGCAAATTAGGTCGCTGAGGAAGCGCATCTGGTGGTCGATCTAT GTCCGTGATCGTCATACCTCTGCAGCCTTTGGTCGACCATGCCGCATCCGAGATGAGGACTGCGATATTGAACCCCTTACCGAAGAAGACTTCAACTTTGACGTTGACTATGACGAAAGACTCATACCAGCCCAAAGAAACTTCCACATTTCCTACGCCCTTGAGATGTCAAAATTGGTAATTATAC TGGGAGACATCCTCATTGCGGAGTTCAGTCCTCGACGGGCCGCGAGGGGATCCGATACAAAAGAATTGGCAGATAGACTCGTACAATGGAAGTCTAAACTACCGGTCCAACTACGAGAATTGCAACCTGATGGATCCTTAGGTGCATCTTTCTGGGCTAGCATGCTGCATTTCTCATACCA AAACTACCACATCCTTCTATTCCGACCCAAAGCCATCGAAAACCTATCACCAGCAGAAGTTGAAAGGGACGTCCGGGCACGTACAGCCGCTGACACCATCACGCGAATGGCCGAAGACCTCTTATCCGCTGGAACAATCAAGTCCGCGCAAATCCACCT CGTCCCAGCATTATTCGGTGCCCTCTCAATCCACACAATCGTCATCTGCCGCTGTCGAAAAGACCCCGTCCGGCGCCAAGTCGCCGAGAACAAGTCGCGGCAGTGCATGCTGGCATTAAGTGTGCTGGCGAACTCGTGGCCGGTCAGGATTTGGATTTCGAAGGCATTTGTTAATTTGATGAGAAGATTGACGGGGCAGGGTTCGGGGTCTGCGGGTTCGATTGTTAATGTGTCGTCTAGCATTGCGACGTCATCAGAGCACTCGGGTTTGCATGCGGATAGCGCTGGAGACTCTTCTCATGACATTGACGGAAATAGTCCTGATAGGCGTGATCCAAGCGCACAGGTCACCGACTCTAACGCACCCGACTACTTTCCACCAACCGCAGCTGATCAACTTATCTACGATCCCTTCTCGGCTGGCTACGGTTGTCTCGACGGCATGTTCGATATCGATTCAATATTACCTAATAGTCTGGCCTTTGATGGTCTTGGTGAGATCGGGGAGCCAAACGCTTCGGATTTTTAG